In Bacteroides sp., the genomic window GTGATATGGATGCTCATTATCTTTAAACCTTTCATTGGGCAAATTGACCATTATATGGTGAAATCCGGGCTGGCCTCCCCATTCTCTACCGCGACCATGGTGCCCATCGGGCTCTCGATATTCCACACCTCATTCAATGTAATCAATACTTTCCTGCTAATAGGTTTTTTGAAGTTCTTTGTTATTGTGGTGGAATATATATTGCCTTCAAGAGGCAAAAAATTCGAACGTCCCCAGCTGGAATTCTTCAGCAGCGGTTTTCTGCAAGCTGCGGAACTCTCTGTATTTCAGGCCAAAAAAGAAACCCAGCGTTTTGCCGAACTCTCGCACAGGATGTTTAACTTCATTCCCGCCATGATCATTGAAACCGACAAAAAGGAATTTGAAGATCTCAGGGAGAGGGTCAGCAAATATGAAGAAATTACCGATCGCGTAGAAGTGGAAATCACCACTTTCCTGGTCAAAATTTCGAAAAAACAATTGAGCGGTCATTCAGCAGAAGAACTCCGAAGAATGCGCCTTGTATGTGCCGAGGTTGAAAGAATCGGAGATGTGTGCTTTAAAATGTCCACCCTGCTGGCCAAGAAGAAGGAGGAAAAAGTGTATTTCACTCCCGCCCAGCGCAGTGAGTTGTTCGAAATGTTCAAACTCACTAACGATGCGTTCGAACAAATGCTGGAAAATATGGAAAAGGGAGAGGCCTTTGCACTCCAGAACCTGTCCCGCTCCATTGAACTGGAAGAGCGCATCAACGGCTTCAGGGATGCCGTAGCCGAAGAGGTCATTGAAGACATTGAGAAGGGCGTGGCCCACGTTAAAAGCGCTTTCTACTTCAACAAGCTGGTCTCATCCTGCGAAAAGATCGGCGATACCCTGCTTAACATTTCTGAAGCTGTGGCAGGGGTCAATATCGAGTAATCAGGTTTTGTTTTTTCACGAAGCCAACTCCTGATCGAACCTTTTAAAGTCAGCAAAGGGTTTCTGAATGCCTTTTCTTAACGAAAGCGGATTAACTTTTCTTCGTTGCTCTATAGGTTCTTCCGGCCTTTATTCCAGCCCTTTTCTGTGCCCTTATTATTGCTGCGAAAACCCTGCTTATCAGCTGATACTTTGTGAAACGAAGGGAATGTTCCCTTAGGTCAGTAGTCATTGGATTCAGGAAATAAAGTTTCCAGGAAGCTATCTGGCTCATAGTTAATACGGAGTTTAGACGGGGTTTATACGGTTTAAACCGTATAAACTACGACCATGGTACGACCTTCATAGGAC contains:
- a CDS encoding Na/Pi cotransporter family protein; protein product: MNFGFYQFLTLFGSLSLFLFGMKTMSDGIQKVAGDKMRSILSAMTSNRFMGVLTGLIVTTLVQSSSASTVMVVSFVNAGLLNLTQAIGVIMGANIGTTTTAWIISLLGFKVSISAYSLPLIAISFPLLMMARERLNSIGETLLGFALLFMGLEFLKSSVPDLHSNPEIFEALGRLTDYGFYTTLIFLGIGTLLTIVLQSSSATMALTLVMCNNGWIGFEHGAAIVLGENIGTTITANLAALMGNNQAKRAALAHTFFNIIGVIWMLIIFKPFIGQIDHYMVKSGLASPFSTATMVPIGLSIFHTSFNVINTFLLIGFLKFFVIVVEYILPSRGKKFERPQLEFFSSGFLQAAELSVFQAKKETQRFAELSHRMFNFIPAMIIETDKKEFEDLRERVSKYEEITDRVEVEITTFLVKISKKQLSGHSAEELRRMRLVCAEVERIGDVCFKMSTLLAKKKEEKVYFTPAQRSELFEMFKLTNDAFEQMLENMEKGEAFALQNLSRSIELEERINGFRDAVAEEVIEDIEKGVAHVKSAFYFNKLVSSCEKIGDTLLNISEAVAGVNIE